In a genomic window of Streptomyces noursei ATCC 11455:
- a CDS encoding ABC transporter ATP-binding protein codes for MEHGAPVCVVRDLVKTYPALRGRRGADRAPAVRASDGISLDVRRGEIFGLLGPNGAGKSTLVRQLTGLLRPDSGSIVVLGHDLVRHPERAARLLGYLGQESTALDELTVSLAVETTGRLRGLDAGAARAERDAVLDELGLGPIAGRALKKLSGGQRRLACFATALIGERPLLVLDEPTTGMDPVARRAVWAAVDRRRAERGATVVLVTHNVLEAESVLDRVAVIDQGRVIACDTPGRLKELVGEEVRLELVWRDRPPLDVPEVAALAAEARTAGRRWTLRLPADRARSAVTAVTAGPAFAALDDFTLATPSLEDVYVSLGGRAEGLVKA; via the coding sequence GTGGAGCACGGCGCGCCGGTGTGCGTCGTGCGGGACCTGGTCAAGACCTATCCCGCGCTGCGCGGGCGGCGCGGGGCGGACCGGGCGCCCGCGGTGCGCGCCAGCGACGGCATCAGCCTCGACGTCCGGCGCGGCGAGATCTTCGGGCTGCTCGGCCCCAACGGCGCCGGCAAGTCCACCCTGGTCCGCCAGCTGACCGGACTGCTCAGGCCGGACTCCGGCAGCATCGTCGTCCTCGGCCACGACCTGGTGCGGCACCCGGAGCGGGCCGCCCGGCTGCTGGGCTACCTGGGCCAGGAGTCGACCGCGCTGGACGAGCTGACCGTCTCCCTCGCCGTGGAGACCACCGGCCGGCTGCGCGGCCTGGACGCCGGCGCCGCCCGCGCCGAACGCGACGCGGTCCTCGACGAGCTGGGCCTGGGCCCGATCGCCGGTCGGGCGCTGAAGAAGCTCTCCGGCGGCCAGCGGCGGCTGGCCTGCTTCGCCACCGCGCTGATCGGCGAGCGCCCGCTGCTGGTGCTCGACGAGCCGACCACCGGCATGGACCCGGTCGCCCGGCGCGCCGTGTGGGCCGCGGTGGACCGCCGCCGCGCCGAGCGGGGCGCCACCGTCGTCCTGGTCACCCACAACGTCCTGGAGGCCGAGAGCGTGCTCGACCGGGTCGCGGTGATCGACCAGGGCCGGGTGATCGCCTGCGACACGCCGGGCCGGCTGAAGGAACTGGTGGGGGAGGAGGTCCGGCTGGAGCTGGTCTGGCGGGACCGGCCCCCGCTCGACGTCCCCGAGGTCGCCGCCCTCGCCGCCGAGGCCCGCACCGCCGGCCGCCGCTGGACCCTGCGGCTGCCCGCCGACCGGGCCCGCTCCGCGGTCACCGCGGTCACCGCCGGGCCCGCCTTCGCGGCCCTGGACGACTTCACCCTGGCCACGCCGAGCCTGGAGGACGTCTACGTCTCCCTGGGCGGGCGCGCGGAGGGGCTGGTAAAAGCGTGA
- a CDS encoding ABC transporter permease codes for MVSARAATGTGAEPDGGGAGEVAPLAPRARLLPALGAVYRAQLSRARVARIPLLFVATFQSVGIMVLLRGVVSGGDPAWSVVAGSAVLVVAFVALNLLAQYFGQLRAGGGLDHYATLPVPPAAVVLGAAAAYASFTVPGTVVTAVVGCLLFQLPMAHLWVLVAVVPLAGAALSGLGAALGLLAPRQELATLGGQLGMSAALLLGVLPAGRMPEPIGWARDLLPSTYGVEALARTFAPHPDWLAVAGDLGICAAVGVLSLALATWAYRRAAVR; via the coding sequence GTGGTGTCCGCGCGGGCGGCGACCGGGACCGGAGCCGAACCGGACGGCGGCGGGGCCGGCGAGGTCGCCCCGCTCGCGCCCCGGGCCCGGCTGCTGCCCGCGCTGGGCGCCGTCTACCGCGCCCAGCTCTCCCGGGCCCGGGTCGCCCGGATCCCGCTGCTGTTCGTGGCCACCTTCCAGTCCGTCGGGATCATGGTCCTGCTGCGCGGGGTGGTCAGCGGCGGCGACCCGGCCTGGTCGGTGGTCGCCGGCTCCGCGGTGCTGGTCGTCGCCTTCGTCGCGCTGAACCTGCTGGCCCAGTACTTCGGTCAGCTGCGGGCCGGCGGCGGCCTCGACCACTACGCGACGCTGCCGGTGCCGCCGGCCGCCGTGGTGCTCGGCGCGGCCGCCGCTTACGCGTCCTTCACGGTGCCGGGGACGGTGGTCACCGCGGTCGTCGGCTGCCTGCTCTTCCAGCTGCCGATGGCCCACCTGTGGGTGCTGGTCGCCGTCGTCCCGCTCGCCGGCGCGGCGCTGTCCGGGCTGGGCGCGGCCCTCGGGCTGCTCGCCCCGCGGCAGGAACTCGCCACCCTCGGCGGCCAGTTGGGCATGTCGGCGGCGCTGCTGCTGGGAGTGCTGCCGGCCGGGCGGATGCCCGAGCCGATCGGCTGGGCCCGCGATCTGCTGCCCTCCACCTACGGGGTGGAGGCGCTGGCACGGACCTTCGCCCCGCATCCCGACTGGTTGGCGGTCGCCGGCGACCTGGGCATCTGCGCGGCCGTCGGGGTGCTCTCGCTGGCCCTGGCGACGTGGGCGTACCGCCGGGCGGCGGTCCGGTGA
- a CDS encoding DUF2567 domain-containing protein → MTAAQTPHENQPPHENQPADEPHRQQDAPAGEPAAAADSAAGPELARELREGVLIALAVAVSGVLLGVLWAWLAPRVPLIADTHNVYLKNTEGEEAIGADGTFVLLAFGFGVLSAAVVFLFRRRGGIPLVVSLAVGGLLAAVLGWLMGMWLGPTPDVVAHAKQVGAGVVFDGPLRLQAKGALLAWPIAGMLTQIALSGLFGPRDPEPDGLMVPDWSGHHQQPPTAD, encoded by the coding sequence GTGACCGCAGCGCAGACGCCCCATGAGAACCAACCGCCCCACGAGAACCAACCGGCCGACGAGCCGCACCGGCAGCAGGACGCCCCCGCCGGGGAGCCCGCTGCCGCCGCCGACTCCGCAGCCGGCCCCGAACTCGCCCGCGAGCTGCGGGAGGGCGTGCTGATCGCGCTGGCGGTCGCGGTGAGCGGGGTGCTGCTGGGCGTGCTGTGGGCCTGGCTGGCGCCGCGCGTGCCGCTGATCGCGGACACCCACAACGTCTACCTCAAGAACACCGAGGGCGAGGAGGCGATCGGCGCCGACGGCACCTTCGTCCTGCTCGCGTTCGGCTTCGGCGTGCTCAGCGCGGCCGTGGTCTTCCTCTTCCGGCGCCGCGGCGGCATTCCGCTGGTGGTGTCGCTGGCCGTGGGCGGCCTGCTGGCCGCCGTGCTGGGCTGGCTCATGGGCATGTGGCTGGGCCCCACCCCGGACGTGGTCGCGCACGCCAAGCAGGTCGGCGCCGGGGTCGTCTTCGACGGCCCGCTGCGGCTCCAGGCCAAGGGCGCCCTGCTGGCCTGGCCGATCGCCGGCATGCTCACCCAGATCGCGCTGAGCGGGCTGTTCGGGCCGCGCGACCCGGAACCGGACGGGCTGATGGTGCCGGACTGGTCCGGGCACCACCAGCAGCCGCCGACGGCCGACTGA
- the ybaK gene encoding Cys-tRNA(Pro) deacylase gives MAKKPKQGKKTGPQSGGTPATVALTAAGVPFTVHAYEHDPAAASYGEEAAEALGISPDQVFKTLLADVDGTLTVAVVPVSGSLDLKALAAAVGGKRASMADPAAAERSTGYVLGGISPLGQRKRLRTVLDASAQGRPTVCVSAGRRGLEVELAPDDLVALTGARLAPIARG, from the coding sequence GTGGCGAAGAAGCCGAAGCAGGGGAAGAAGACCGGCCCGCAGTCCGGCGGCACGCCGGCGACGGTGGCGCTGACCGCGGCCGGCGTCCCGTTCACGGTGCACGCCTACGAGCACGACCCGGCGGCGGCCTCGTACGGCGAGGAGGCCGCGGAGGCGCTCGGGATCTCCCCCGACCAGGTGTTCAAGACGCTGCTGGCGGACGTCGACGGCACCCTCACGGTGGCCGTGGTGCCGGTCTCCGGCTCGCTGGACCTGAAGGCGCTGGCCGCCGCGGTGGGCGGCAAGCGGGCCTCGATGGCCGATCCGGCGGCGGCCGAGCGCAGCACCGGCTATGTGCTGGGCGGGATCTCGCCACTGGGGCAGCGCAAGCGGCTGCGGACGGTGCTGGACGCCTCGGCGCAGGGCCGGCCGACGGTGTGCGTCTCGGCGGGTCGGCGCGGACTGGAGGTCGAGCTCGCCCCCGACGACCTGGTCGCGCTGACGGGCGCCCGACTGGCACCGATCGCGCGGGGTTGA
- a CDS encoding LON peptidase substrate-binding domain-containing protein, with protein sequence MSSLRLPLFPLNSVLFPGLVLPLNVFEARYRAMMRDLLERPEDDRRFAVVAIRDGREVAFTAPGLPDATAPTATGPAAGFGDDPVRAFHAVGCVADAATIQEKSGGGYEVLATGTTRFRLLSVDASGPYLTGELEPLEEDHGEGAGALASGVVRAFRAYQKRLAWANERTLASGQDLPADPAVLSYLVAAAAVLDVPAKQELLAAPDTADRLRQELKLLRQEAAVIGKLPSLPAVELTRQPTSPN encoded by the coding sequence GTGTCCTCCCTGCGTCTGCCGCTGTTCCCGCTCAACTCGGTGCTGTTCCCGGGTCTGGTGCTGCCGCTGAACGTCTTCGAGGCGCGCTACCGGGCGATGATGCGCGATCTGCTGGAGCGGCCCGAGGACGACCGCCGGTTCGCGGTGGTCGCCATCCGGGACGGCCGCGAGGTGGCGTTCACCGCGCCGGGGCTGCCGGACGCCACCGCGCCGACCGCCACCGGCCCGGCCGCGGGCTTCGGCGACGATCCGGTCCGGGCCTTCCACGCCGTCGGCTGCGTCGCGGACGCGGCGACCATCCAGGAGAAGTCGGGCGGCGGCTACGAGGTCCTGGCCACCGGCACCACCCGCTTCCGGCTGCTGTCGGTGGACGCCTCCGGGCCGTATCTGACCGGTGAGCTGGAGCCGCTGGAGGAGGACCACGGGGAGGGCGCCGGCGCGCTGGCCTCCGGCGTGGTGCGGGCCTTCCGCGCCTATCAGAAGCGGCTGGCCTGGGCGAACGAGCGGACCCTCGCCAGCGGCCAGGACCTGCCCGCCGACCCGGCGGTGCTGTCGTACCTGGTCGCCGCCGCTGCGGTGCTGGACGTGCCTGCCAAGCAGGAGCTGCTGGCGGCGCCGGACACCGCGGACCGGCTGCGGCAGGAGCTGAAACTGCTTCGCCAGGAGGCGGCGGTGATCGGTAAGCTCCCGTCGCTGCCGGCCGTGGAGCTGACCCGGCAGCCGACCAGTCCCAACTGA
- a CDS encoding oxidoreductase, with the protein MTGARDGDAPADLRLTSAEWSMWQAFRNGSTCNLSSGEPSRDDPHGQHLWGPERRVRARVVALLLLDGPPAQPGRVSGLKLTGAYITDTLDLAGGTIKPFVELRDCRFEAEVLLPESRFTTLRMVNCAIPRLEAARLHTEGDLHLPRCVVHSGIRLTDAHIGTDLMLNQVVVHKDRQGRSIMADGMTVAQDLQAEMLESYGELSLRGATVGVSLSLRGSHLSNPFGRRALNAPQLTVERTLYLTAAGLANSPFSSGATPPYGITHTPARGTRMQRFECEGGVRLDDGRFGDAVDLEHARFIMESDQELSLRRIQTPELRFLGERPQRGRVILSGARVVNLVDKSASWPGLGGLMMAGFSYETLIPRGHFPLALRLQWVAAATPEYAPEPYEMLAASLRAMGEDADAREVLLAKQRRRRETLPLAAKAWGFLQDWTVAYGYRPGRATVWMAILWAIGTAYFASYPPPPLKHDEAPPWNPYLYSLDLLLPVIDLYQGGAWKPGGAAQWVAAVMIMAGWVLATTVATGASRLLRRQ; encoded by the coding sequence GTGACCGGAGCCAGGGACGGCGACGCGCCCGCCGACCTGCGACTGACGTCCGCGGAGTGGAGCATGTGGCAGGCGTTCCGCAACGGCAGCACCTGCAACCTCAGCAGCGGCGAGCCGTCCCGGGACGACCCGCACGGGCAGCACCTGTGGGGCCCGGAGCGCCGGGTCCGGGCCCGGGTGGTGGCGCTGCTGCTGCTCGACGGCCCGCCGGCCCAACCGGGCCGGGTGTCCGGGCTGAAGCTCACCGGTGCGTACATCACGGACACTCTCGACCTTGCGGGCGGCACGATCAAGCCATTCGTCGAGCTGCGGGACTGCCGCTTCGAGGCCGAGGTGCTGCTGCCGGAGAGCCGCTTCACCACCCTGCGGATGGTGAACTGCGCGATACCCCGGCTGGAGGCGGCCCGGCTGCACACCGAGGGCGATCTGCACCTGCCGCGCTGCGTGGTGCACTCCGGGATCCGGCTGACCGACGCGCACATCGGCACCGATCTGATGCTCAATCAGGTAGTGGTGCACAAGGACCGGCAGGGCCGCTCGATCATGGCGGACGGGATGACCGTCGCCCAGGACCTCCAGGCGGAGATGCTGGAGTCCTACGGCGAGCTGTCGCTGCGCGGCGCCACCGTCGGGGTGTCGCTGAGCCTGCGCGGCAGCCATCTGAGCAATCCGTTCGGCCGCCGGGCGCTGAACGCCCCCCAGCTGACCGTCGAGCGGACCCTCTACCTCACCGCCGCGGGCCTGGCCAACTCCCCGTTCTCCAGCGGCGCCACACCCCCGTACGGGATCACCCACACCCCCGCCCGCGGCACCCGGATGCAGCGCTTCGAGTGCGAGGGCGGGGTGCGGCTGGACGACGGACGGTTCGGGGACGCGGTGGACCTGGAGCACGCCCGGTTCATCATGGAGTCCGACCAGGAGCTGTCGCTGCGCCGCATCCAGACGCCGGAGCTGCGGTTCCTCGGCGAGCGCCCGCAGCGCGGCCGGGTGATCCTCTCCGGCGCCAGGGTCGTCAACCTCGTCGACAAGTCGGCGAGCTGGCCCGGACTGGGCGGGCTGATGATGGCCGGCTTCTCCTACGAGACGCTGATCCCGCGCGGCCACTTCCCGCTGGCGCTGCGGCTCCAGTGGGTGGCCGCGGCGACCCCGGAGTACGCACCCGAACCGTACGAGATGCTGGCCGCCTCGCTGCGCGCGATGGGCGAGGACGCGGACGCCCGGGAGGTGCTGCTGGCCAAGCAGCGGCGGCGGCGCGAGACGCTGCCGCTGGCGGCGAAGGCGTGGGGCTTCCTCCAGGACTGGACGGTGGCCTACGGCTACCGCCCGGGGCGGGCCACGGTGTGGATGGCGATCCTGTGGGCGATCGGCACCGCGTACTTCGCCTCGTACCCGCCGCCGCCCCTCAAGCACGACGAGGCGCCGCCGTGGAACCCCTACCTGTACTCCCTGGACCTGCTGCTGCCGGTGATAGACCTCTATCAGGGCGGCGCGTGGAAACCGGGCGGCGCCGCCCAGTGGGTGGCGGCGGTGATGATCATGGCCGGGTGGGTGTTGGCGACGACGGTCGCGACCGGCGCGTCCCGGTTGCTGCGGCGGCAATAG
- the hisD gene encoding histidinol dehydrogenase: MISRIDLRGAALPEGAALRDLLPRAEFDVEAALEQVRPICEDVRHRGTAALIDYGRRFDGVEIERVRVPVEALTEALDALDPKVRAALEESIRRARIVHREQRRTDVTTKVVPGGTVTERWVPVERVGLYVPGGRSVYPSSVVMNVVPAQEAGVGSLAVASPPQASSPAQPSFHGLPHPTILAACALLGVDEVYAAGGAQAVAMFAYGTEECAPVNLVTGPGNIYVAAAKRLLKGRIGIDSEAGPTEIAVLADRTADPVHVAADLISQAEHDPMAAAVLVTDSEELADRTEKELAPQIEATKHVEDRIVPALSGRQSAIVLVDGLDEGLKVVDAYGAEHLEIQTADATAVAARVRNAGAIFVGPHAPVSLGDYCAGSNHVLPTGGCACHSSGLSVQSFLRGIHVVDYSREALAEVAHHVVTLAEAEDLPAHGAAIKARFDWTVPQSK, translated from the coding sequence GTGATCTCCCGAATCGATCTGCGTGGCGCCGCCCTCCCCGAGGGCGCCGCCCTGCGCGACCTGCTGCCCCGTGCCGAGTTCGACGTGGAAGCCGCCCTGGAGCAGGTGCGGCCGATCTGCGAGGACGTACGCCATCGCGGCACCGCGGCGCTGATCGACTACGGGCGGCGGTTCGACGGTGTCGAGATCGAGCGGGTCCGGGTCCCGGTCGAGGCCCTCACCGAGGCCCTCGACGCGCTGGACCCGAAGGTCCGCGCCGCCCTGGAAGAGTCCATCCGGCGCGCCCGGATCGTCCACCGCGAGCAGCGGCGCACCGACGTCACCACCAAGGTGGTGCCCGGCGGCACGGTCACCGAACGCTGGGTCCCGGTCGAGCGGGTCGGCCTCTACGTCCCCGGCGGCCGGTCGGTCTACCCCTCCTCCGTCGTCATGAACGTCGTCCCCGCCCAGGAGGCCGGCGTCGGCTCGCTGGCCGTCGCCTCCCCGCCGCAGGCTTCCTCCCCGGCGCAGCCGTCCTTCCACGGGCTGCCGCACCCCACGATCCTGGCCGCCTGCGCCCTGCTCGGCGTCGACGAGGTCTACGCCGCGGGCGGCGCCCAGGCCGTCGCGATGTTCGCGTACGGCACCGAGGAGTGCGCCCCGGTCAACCTGGTCACCGGCCCCGGCAACATCTACGTCGCCGCCGCCAAGCGCCTCCTCAAGGGCCGGATCGGCATCGACTCCGAGGCCGGGCCCACCGAGATCGCGGTCCTCGCCGACCGCACCGCCGACCCGGTCCACGTCGCCGCCGACCTGATCAGCCAGGCCGAGCACGACCCGATGGCCGCCGCGGTCCTGGTCACCGACTCCGAGGAGCTGGCCGACCGCACCGAGAAGGAGCTGGCCCCGCAGATCGAGGCCACCAAGCACGTCGAGGACCGCATCGTGCCGGCGCTGTCCGGCCGGCAGTCCGCGATCGTCCTGGTCGACGGCCTCGACGAGGGCCTGAAGGTGGTGGACGCCTACGGCGCCGAGCACCTGGAGATCCAGACCGCCGACGCCACCGCGGTCGCCGCCCGGGTCCGCAACGCCGGCGCGATCTTCGTCGGCCCGCACGCCCCGGTCTCCCTCGGCGACTACTGCGCCGGCTCCAACCACGTCCTGCCCACCGGCGGTTGCGCCTGCCACTCCTCGGGCCTGTCCGTCCAGTCGTTCCTGCGCGGCATCCACGTCGTGGACTACTCGCGGGAGGCGCTGGCCGAGGTCGCCCACCATGTGGTGACCCTCGCCGAGGCCGAGGACCTCCCGGCCCACGGCGCGGCGATCAAGGCGAGGTTCGACTGGACGGTCCCCCAGAGCAAGTGA
- a CDS encoding histidinol-phosphate transaminase — translation MDELPIRDELRGKSPYGAPQLDVPVRLNTNENPYPLPEPLVRRIAERVTEAARHLNRYPDRDAIELRTALAAYLTRTAGHEVTTEQVWAANGSNEVLQQLLQTFGGPGRTALGFEPSYSMHALISRGTGTGWISGPRNDDFTIDVEAARAAIAEHRPDVVFVCSPNNPTGTAVEADTVLALYEAAQAARADTAGALVVVDEAYVEFSHHPSLLRLIEGRPNLVLSRTMSKAFGAAGLRLGYLAADPAVVDAVQLVRLPYHLSSVTQATALAALEHTDTLLGYVAQLKGERDRLVAELRALDCQVVASDANFVQFGLFDDAHAVWQAILDHGVLVRDNGVPGWLRVTAGTPAENDAFLDAVRAVLKERSLKENKR, via the coding sequence ATGGACGAGCTCCCCATCCGGGACGAGCTGCGCGGCAAGTCCCCCTACGGCGCGCCGCAGCTGGACGTCCCGGTGCGCCTCAACACCAACGAGAACCCCTACCCGCTCCCCGAGCCGCTGGTGCGGCGGATCGCCGAGCGGGTGACCGAGGCCGCCCGCCACCTCAACCGCTACCCCGACCGGGACGCGATCGAGCTGCGCACCGCGCTGGCCGCCTACCTCACCCGCACCGCCGGCCACGAGGTCACCACCGAGCAGGTGTGGGCCGCCAACGGCTCCAACGAGGTCCTCCAGCAGCTGCTGCAGACCTTCGGCGGCCCCGGCCGCACCGCGCTCGGCTTCGAGCCGTCGTACTCCATGCACGCGCTGATCTCGCGCGGCACCGGCACCGGCTGGATCTCCGGCCCGCGCAACGACGACTTCACCATCGACGTCGAGGCGGCCCGGGCGGCCATCGCCGAGCACCGCCCCGACGTGGTCTTCGTCTGCTCGCCCAACAACCCCACCGGCACCGCCGTCGAGGCCGACACCGTCCTCGCGCTGTACGAGGCGGCGCAGGCCGCCCGGGCGGACACCGCGGGGGCGCTGGTGGTGGTCGACGAGGCGTACGTCGAGTTCAGCCACCACCCGTCGCTGCTGCGGCTGATCGAGGGCCGGCCGAACCTGGTGCTCTCCCGGACGATGTCCAAGGCGTTCGGCGCCGCCGGGCTCCGGCTGGGCTACCTCGCCGCCGACCCGGCCGTGGTCGACGCCGTCCAGCTGGTCCGGCTGCCGTACCACCTCTCGTCCGTCACCCAGGCCACCGCGCTCGCCGCCCTGGAGCACACCGATACGCTCCTGGGGTACGTCGCGCAGCTCAAGGGCGAGCGGGACCGCCTGGTCGCCGAACTGCGCGCGCTCGACTGCCAGGTCGTCGCGTCGGACGCCAACTTCGTCCAGTTCGGCCTCTTCGACGACGCGCACGCCGTCTGGCAGGCGATCCTCGACCACGGCGTGCTGGTCCGCGACAACGGCGTACCGGGCTGGCTGCGGGTCACCGCCGGCACCCCGGCCGAGAACGACGCGTTCCTGGACGCGGTGCGCGCGGTGCTCAAAGAACGCAGCCTGAAGGAGAACAAGCGATGA
- the hisB gene encoding imidazoleglycerol-phosphate dehydratase HisB, giving the protein MSGDTARVGRVERTTKETTVLVEIDLDGTGQVDVSTGVGFYDHMLDQLGRHGLFDLKVKTDGDLHIDTHHTIEDTALALGAAFKQALGDKVGIYRFGNCTVPLDESLAQVTVDLSGRPYLVHTEPENMAPMIGTYDTTMTRHILESFVAQAQIALHVHVPYGRNAHHIVECQFKALARALRYASERDVRAAGILPSTKGAL; this is encoded by the coding sequence ATGAGCGGGGATACCGCCCGCGTGGGGCGCGTGGAGCGCACCACCAAGGAGACGACGGTGCTGGTCGAGATCGACCTCGACGGCACCGGCCAGGTCGACGTCTCGACCGGCGTCGGCTTCTACGACCACATGCTCGACCAGCTCGGCCGGCACGGCCTCTTCGACCTCAAGGTCAAGACCGACGGCGATCTGCACATCGACACCCACCACACCATCGAGGACACCGCCCTCGCGCTCGGCGCCGCCTTCAAGCAGGCGCTCGGCGACAAGGTCGGCATCTACCGCTTCGGCAACTGCACCGTCCCGCTGGACGAGTCGCTGGCCCAGGTCACCGTCGACCTCTCCGGTCGCCCCTACCTGGTGCACACCGAGCCGGAGAACATGGCGCCGATGATCGGCACCTACGACACCACGATGACCCGGCACATACTCGAGTCGTTCGTCGCCCAGGCCCAGATCGCGCTGCACGTCCACGTCCCGTACGGCCGCAACGCCCACCACATCGTGGAGTGCCAGTTCAAGGCGCTCGCCCGGGCCCTGCGCTACGCCAGCGAACGCGACGTGCGGGCCGCCGGGATCCTGCCCTCCACGAAGGGGGCTCTGTGA
- the hisH gene encoding imidazole glycerol phosphate synthase subunit HisH, with protein MSAAQQSPGRQSAGKAAKKVVVFDYGFGNVRSAERALAHVGADVEITRDYDTAMNADGLLVPGVGAFAACMRGLKEARGDWVIGRRLSGGRPVMGICVGMQILFGRGIEHGVETDGLDEWPGTVGPLKAEVVPHMGWNTVRPAEGSRLFAGMPADARYYFVHSYAVHDWELEIGNAALAAPKVTWSTHGEPFVAAVENGPLWATQFHPEKSGDAGAQLLTNWIETL; from the coding sequence TTGAGCGCCGCGCAGCAGTCCCCCGGGCGGCAGTCCGCGGGCAAGGCCGCCAAGAAGGTCGTCGTCTTCGACTACGGCTTCGGCAACGTCCGGTCCGCCGAGCGCGCCCTGGCACACGTCGGCGCGGACGTGGAGATCACCCGCGACTACGACACCGCGATGAACGCCGACGGGCTGCTGGTGCCCGGCGTCGGCGCGTTCGCCGCGTGCATGCGCGGGCTGAAGGAGGCCCGCGGCGACTGGGTCATCGGCCGTCGGCTGTCCGGTGGCCGCCCGGTGATGGGCATCTGCGTCGGCATGCAGATCCTCTTCGGGCGCGGCATCGAGCACGGCGTGGAGACCGACGGCCTCGACGAGTGGCCCGGCACGGTCGGCCCGCTCAAGGCCGAGGTCGTCCCGCACATGGGCTGGAACACCGTCCGCCCCGCCGAGGGCTCGCGGCTGTTCGCGGGGATGCCCGCCGACGCCCGCTACTACTTCGTGCACTCCTACGCGGTCCACGACTGGGAGCTGGAGATCGGCAACGCCGCCCTCGCCGCCCCCAAGGTCACCTGGTCCACGCACGGCGAGCCGTTCGTGGCCGCGGTCGAGAACGGTCCGCTGTGGGCCACCCAGTTCCACCCCGAGAAGTCCGGCGACGCCGGTGCCCAGCTCCTCACCAACTGGATCGAAACGCTGTGA
- the priA gene encoding bifunctional 1-(5-phosphoribosyl)-5-((5-phosphoribosylamino)methylideneamino)imidazole-4-carboxamide isomerase/phosphoribosylanthranilate isomerase PriA produces the protein MNAANKLELLPAVDVRDGQAVRLVHGESGSETSYGDPLQAALAWQAAGAEWLHLVDLDAAFGTGDNRAQIAQVARSMDIKVELSGGIRDDDSLAAALATGCTRVNIGTAALEDPEWVAKIIAEHGDKIAVGLDVRGTTLRGRGWTRDGGDLYETLARLDSEGCARYVVTDINKDGTLQGPNLELLKNVCAATDRPVVASGGVSSLDDLRAIAALVPEGVEGSIVGKALYAKAFTLEEALAAVS, from the coding sequence GTGAACGCTGCGAACAAGCTTGAACTGCTGCCCGCCGTCGACGTCCGCGACGGCCAGGCCGTCCGCCTGGTGCACGGCGAGTCCGGCTCGGAGACCTCCTACGGGGACCCGCTGCAGGCCGCGCTGGCTTGGCAGGCGGCCGGCGCCGAGTGGCTGCACCTGGTCGACCTGGACGCCGCCTTCGGCACCGGCGACAACCGCGCGCAGATCGCCCAGGTCGCCCGCTCCATGGACATCAAGGTCGAGCTGTCCGGCGGGATCCGCGACGACGACTCGCTGGCCGCCGCGCTGGCCACGGGCTGCACCCGGGTCAACATCGGCACCGCGGCGCTGGAGGACCCGGAGTGGGTCGCCAAGATCATCGCCGAGCACGGCGACAAGATCGCGGTGGGCCTGGACGTCCGCGGCACGACCCTGCGCGGCCGCGGCTGGACCCGCGACGGCGGCGACCTCTACGAGACGCTGGCCCGCCTGGACTCCGAGGGCTGCGCCCGCTACGTCGTCACCGACATCAACAAGGACGGCACGCTCCAGGGCCCCAACCTGGAGCTGCTGAAGAACGTCTGCGCGGCCACCGACCGCCCGGTCGTCGCCTCCGGCGGCGTCTCCTCCCTCGACGACCTGCGGGCGATCGCCGCGCTGGTGCCGGAGGGTGTCGAGGGCTCCATCGTCGGCAAGGCGCTCTACGCGAAGGCGTTCACCCTCGAAGAGGCACTGGCGGCCGTGTCGTAG
- a CDS encoding Rid family hydrolase, with product MSIERVRTDSPWEETIGFARAVAAGDRVLVAGTMPLVGGVLQGEGDPYVQTKVAFGNALAALKPFGVGVAEVLRTRMYLTHLRDADAAARAHRELFEAAPPATTVVVVSGFVDSRVLVEVELEAFRDLSPETEREG from the coding sequence ATGAGCATCGAGCGCGTACGGACCGACAGTCCCTGGGAAGAGACCATTGGCTTCGCGCGTGCGGTGGCGGCCGGCGACCGGGTCCTGGTCGCCGGCACCATGCCGCTGGTCGGCGGCGTCCTCCAGGGCGAGGGCGACCCCTACGTCCAGACCAAGGTCGCCTTCGGGAACGCGTTGGCGGCGCTCAAACCCTTCGGGGTGGGCGTCGCCGAGGTGCTGCGCACCCGGATGTACCTGACCCACCTGCGCGACGCGGACGCCGCCGCCCGCGCCCACCGCGAGCTGTTCGAAGCCGCGCCGCCCGCCACGACCGTGGTCGTGGTCTCCGGCTTCGTCGACTCCCGCGTCCTGGTGGAAGTAGAACTAGAAGCGTTCCGGGACCTGTCCCCGGAAACCGAGCGAGAGGGCTGA